The following nucleotide sequence is from Vigna unguiculata cultivar IT97K-499-35 unplaced genomic scaffold, ASM411807v1 contig_465, whole genome shotgun sequence.
CAGTTTAAATACCAATTTTGCACTTTTGTGAAACAATATATGAAGGTAATGGGGTTACACTAGGGGTGAAAGTTTGTTgcgttttttaaatttgtttaaatggCAATAGCaatcaaaatacaaacaaacacacatacatgtaatgaaatatttaattttatttttttctttgtatttaccttttcattttaataaatattcataaataccGAATGTAAAAGTAGTATAGAAATacttgatatttgaaaattatatatttttaaaaattacgtTTTCTAATATACACTTCAACTAtgttaacatttaaaattttacattcaaatatttttatttattaattaaagttgaaaaaaagttttgctattttaattattttacatgtattaaaatgaaaattgatatacacaaaataaaacagagtggatttcaaattttaatgctCCATACAACATCGCCTTCAAAGTGAGTGAGTGGGTCCTACAGGACTGAATAATCATTCTAGAATCAAAACGAGTTGGGACATAACATAATTGAGCTCCATTCTTAccatagaaaagaaaaaaatatctcacTAATATCTCAATCCATTTTTCTCATTCTGAGTCTCCAACAGCTCCTAATTATCTAACCTTATCACTTCAATTGTTCATTACGCTGtcaaacttaaacaaattacaGTCTTATTATACTCTAAATCTTCCAATGTTTCCTGCCCTGTGCCTAAGTTCCCCAAGAGCTACACCACCATCAGGTTCACCCGTCTGCATATATTAATTTCTGTATTGTGTTATATCTTTATATTCGTCGTTTGATTCTAAGTAAGCTATTTCTGTGCTCAAACTTTAGAATCCTTAGGTGTTAGCATAGAAAGCCATGCAAATTCAAAGCATATTGGAGTCAATTATGTGTTTATTGGCCCTCTCACTACCAAATATCGCCCTGTCATTGTTAAGGTACATTTTCATTTGCAAATAAGTTTCCTTTAGAAATGACACACGAGGAGATTCAAATCCCATGTTTGTATAAGCTAATGTCAGTTTCTATTCACACAGGCTGCAAAAGAAGACCGAAACACCAAACCGAATAGTGTGATTTGTGCTGACTGTGATGGGAATGGTAAGATGCTTGTGACTTTAGAACCAGAAGATGTATAAAGGATTTGAAATAGTACActtaaaaagacaaaaagaaaaagaaaagaaaagtatctATGATTTGAAAGTTTTGGTTTTGTTGTGTGATTAACAGGAGCAGTTCAATGCTCTCAATGCAAAGGCAATGGGGTGAACTCTGTTGATATTTTCAATGGACAGTTTAAAGCTGGTGACTCCTGTTGGCTTTGCGGGTACCTAAATAAACCATTCCATTTTGCTTGTGTTCTATCTCATACATTCTAAAATTTCACTTCTTCAATGGTTTGTCTTTGAATTTTGAATGGTGTATGAACAACATTTGTTTTTTCACCTTACAATCTTTTCTGTTTTTTGTAGAGGAAGGAAGGAGATGTTATGCGGAAATTGCAATGGTGCAGGCTTTGTTGGTGGCTTCTTGAGCACTTACGATCAGTAGGAACAAAGTCCTTGAATTGCTGTGATACTTATATGTCTGTGCACACATATACATGTCTTCAACACTTTCACTCTGCAGATTTTATATTTGGTACTTGTAAGTTCACTTGAAGACTTCAATGGttgtttaaaaacaaaaaacataacaGTGTGGCTGCGACAGCTCTCTGAGATTCCTTTCATTTAAACAAAACTCATCATATTAGCTCTGCTAGTCCTTTTGAAATTACTTAAAGTTACTCAATCCAACGTGGGACTATATATTTTAAGCACTTGGGGAATACTCTTGTACAAGGCATGCTTCAATTTTTCAAGTTTgggtttgtttctttttatgatGGTCATCAAATATACAAGGGGAACACAATTCAAGGTGAATTGGAAGTTTTATATTAAGTACAAAAATAAGATAAGTAGTATATAAGTAGAAGAATTTTTAAAACCTATTATAAAGTCTAGTGATGCAGAAGAGGCAGTGAGAAGATGCTAGCTTAGAGTTGAATTCAACTCCTAATTTATTCCAAGTTAGTGTGTGTTTACCGTTAAAAGTTAGATTTGGTTGAATGAAACTGAAACTTTATCCAATGCATGGAAAGATTGCTTTGAATATAATCACACTTTGGATCtctttaatacttttaatactcaatgaaaaaaaagaaattgccAAACAGTCAGTGTGATTCTGAATGTTCTTCAAGTGACTTTTGAATGCTCAAACAGTAATCCAACCACACTTAATCTTCTGCTGATGAAAGTGTTCATGTTATCAATTTCAGCAAGTTTTTTAGAACATGCATCAGGGACTTTGTTTGGGATAAAAAACAGCGAAGTAGTGCACCAGTGTTATCATATTTCTTTAATATCTTCCCTATATCTGCTTACAAATTCATCACCAAACCCCTCAGAATTTCATAAAATCAGAAAAAGGGCGAGGAAATGGTTGAGCTCATTAGCATCCTCAAGAGTGGAGTGAGAAATCTTCGGACACAAACTTCAATTGtttctccaagtatttttctaCAGAACTACTGGATCTGCCTCTTTGAGGATCTTCCAGAACTTCATGACAGCAACTCTACTAAT
It contains:
- the LOC114172001 gene encoding uncharacterized protein LOC114172001 isoform X2, which translates into the protein MFPALCLSSPRATPPSGVSIESHANSKHIGVNYVFIGPLTTKYRPVIVKAAKEDRNTKPNSVICADCDGNGAVQCSQCKGNGVNSVDIFNGQFKAGDSCWLCGGRKEMLCGNCNGAGFVGGFLSTYDQ
- the LOC114172001 gene encoding uncharacterized protein LOC114172001 isoform X1, with amino-acid sequence MFPALCLSSPRATPPSESLGVSIESHANSKHIGVNYVFIGPLTTKYRPVIVKAAKEDRNTKPNSVICADCDGNGAVQCSQCKGNGVNSVDIFNGQFKAGDSCWLCGGRKEMLCGNCNGAGFVGGFLSTYDQ